The nucleotide sequence CGGTGCGGATGGGGTGAGGTGGGCTTTTGGCGTCGGCCGCCCCAGGAGTGTGCATGAACGACGACGCGATGGCTCGGTTCCCGGTACCGGACCGGGCGGACCTGCCGGACGACCTGCGGGAACGCATCGACGCGGAGACCGAACGGGCGGGCTTCACCCCGAACGTCTTCGCGGCGCTGGCGTACGCCCCCGACCAGTTCCGCGCGTTCGTCGACTACCACGACGCCCTGGTCGAGGGGACGGCCCTCGACCGGGCGGAGGTGGAGATGATCGTCGTCGCCGTCTCGGGGGTGAACCACTGTTACTACTGCAACGTCGCCCACGGCGCGCTCGTCCGCCTCTACGCAGACGATCCGACGCTGGCGGATCAACTCGTCGCCAACTACCGGACTGCGGACGTGAGCGACGAGCGACTGGTCATGCTCGACGTGGCGGTGAAACTCACCGAGCGACCGGCCGAGGTGACCCAGGACGACTTGGACGCCCTGGCCCAGGCCGGCTACTCCGAGCGCGAAATCTGGGACATCGGCGCCGTGACGGCCTTCTTCAACCTCAGCAATCGCCTGGCGAGTTTTGCCGACATGCGCCCGAACGACGAGTTCCACACGCTCGGTCGGTCGACGGACGACTGAGCCGGGCCGGGGGTCTTGAACGTCCGTTCCGGTATCTCCCCTCGTTCGTCCGATAAGAAATTTTGATGAACTATTATTTTACTTTCTGGTGTCTCTCGGAGCGTGCCGGAATCCTTATGTCTCCTCATTTCGTCGTTCGCAACGCAATGGCGACAGGTACGGTTGCGTTCTTTAACGACACTGGCGGTTACGGGTTCATCGAGACCGAAGACTCCGACGAAGACGTGTTCTTCCACATGGAAGACATCGGCGGCCCGGACCTCGAAGAGGGACAGGAAGTCGAATTCGACATCGAGCAGGCCGACAAGGGCCCGCGGGCGACCAACCTCCAGCGACTGTAAGTCCGGGCCGGGACATCCCGACCGCTCGAAACGGCGCTGGATCGGAATTTTCCCTTTTTCACGCGACCAGCGGCGGCTACAGCCGCCCATCGCGGGCGCGGCTGCGGACCGTCGCTGCCCGCTCCCGGATGGCCGACAGCTCCGCGTCCGACTTCCGGTCGAGGTGTGAGTACATCAGGCCCATCCGACCCGTCCCCCGGAGGCGCTCCTCGTGGTCGTCGAGGAAGTCCCAGTACAGCGCGTTGAACGGGCAGGCGTCCGCGCCGGTCGTCGCGTCGACGTCGTAGGCACACCCGGCGCAGTGGTCGCTC is from Haloplanus salinarum and encodes:
- a CDS encoding cold-shock protein; the encoded protein is MATGTVAFFNDTGGYGFIETEDSDEDVFFHMEDIGGPDLEEGQEVEFDIEQADKGPRATNLQRL
- a CDS encoding peroxidase-related enzyme (This protein belongs to a clade of uncharacterized proteins related to peroxidases such as the alkylhydroperoxidase AhpD.) — encoded protein: MNDDAMARFPVPDRADLPDDLRERIDAETERAGFTPNVFAALAYAPDQFRAFVDYHDALVEGTALDRAEVEMIVVAVSGVNHCYYCNVAHGALVRLYADDPTLADQLVANYRTADVSDERLVMLDVAVKLTERPAEVTQDDLDALAQAGYSEREIWDIGAVTAFFNLSNRLASFADMRPNDEFHTLGRSTDD